One Lagenorhynchus albirostris chromosome 8, mLagAlb1.1, whole genome shotgun sequence genomic region harbors:
- the RPA3 gene encoding replication protein A 14 kDa subunit, with the protein MVDVMESPKARINASMLAQFIDQPVCFVGRLEKIHPTGKMFILSDGEGKNGTIELMEPLDEEISGIVEVVGRVTAKATIMCASYVQFKEDNHPFDLGLYNEAVKITHEFPQFFPLGVLQYA; encoded by the exons ATGGTGGACGTGATGGAGTCGCCGAAGGCGCGCATCAACGCCAGCATGCTAGCTCAGTTCATAGACCAGCCCGTTTGCTTCGTAGGGAGGCTGGAGAAG attcatcccactgggaaaatgtttattctttcagatggagaaggaaaaaatggaactATTGAGTTGATGGAGCCT CTTGATGAAGAAATCTCTGGAATCGTGGAAGTAGTTGGAAGAGTAACGGCCAAGGCAACCATTATGTGTGCATCTTATGTGCAGTTTAAAGAAGATAACCATCCTTTTG ATCTTGGACTTTACAACGAAGCTGTGAAAATTACCCATGAGTTCCCTCAGTTTTTTCCTTTGGGGGTTTTGCAGTATGCTTGA